In Metarhizium brunneum chromosome 3, complete sequence, a genomic segment contains:
- the mmp18 gene encoding Matrix metalloproteinase-18, producing the protein MGEVVVPGKEDEDYIPQPTEKQQKILSTPDFGIGDAVDDSPVSGFLSAYGYLESQDADTGKVGEKTVSALKDYQKFHKLKVDGKFGEKTRHLMAQRRCSFNDCSVASEVYVRGAWPDRTILYAFGTLSQQVDKKKCMQAIQSAMATWAKEIPGLKFIENEAHRDHEVKIEFRKVPDTDCVESLEGGELAHASLPPGFGTKFPGMPKPVHFDETEVQWVLGKQKGKYDVESVALHEIGHLLGMLHNGNQESIMYPRVSDNKLARKLSEHDKTGIRRLYPEWKRVGGSFTSDPVLVSWTTGNFTNLACIGSDGGLRHRYQREPYGTWHPAGESFEHLGGKLAGNVAAVTRAEEHVAFFARGQDGKCHSKWYSGGWSDWMSRGGDVQGDIAAVSWGHAGTRTDLFMRGADNAIHHKYYDGTAWTPGVETWTSLGGNTTGSPKAICWGAKRIDVFARSAADKSVLWKAWDGDKWVPEGADWTSLGGTALEDVAVVSSRANHLYLFIRGADNTVYSKSYLDGKWEPSITEWGHHEEDFANEISSPISALAYNDYWDKFMYKRIMLAALSSNKMVRLKMFDGTKWRKWFYLGDKVMAGAPVLHPWRDNTPVVVARGTDGALWKWE; encoded by the exons ggaaagaagacgaggactATATCCCCCAGCCTAcggagaagcagcagaagatCCTATCGACTCCAGACTTTGGCATCGGCGATGCGGTCGACGACAGCCCGGTGAGCGGGTTCCTCAGCGCGTACGGATACTTGGAGTCGCAAGATGCCGACACGGGCAAGGTCGGGGAGAAGACGGTATCCGCGCTCAAGGACTACCAGAAGTTCCACAAGCTCAAGGTGGACGGGAAATTCGGAGAGAAGACGCGGCATCTCATGGCACAGCGGCGGTGTAGCTTCAACGACTGCAGCGTGGCCTCTGAGGTCTATGTCCGCGGAGCCTGGCCTGACCGCACCATACTCTACGCCTTTGGCACTCTGTCGCAGCAagtggacaagaagaagtgCATGCAGGCTATCCAATCCGCCATGGCGACGTGGGCAAAGGAGATCCCGGGACTCAAGTTTATCGAGAACGAGGCGCACCGCGACCACGAAGTCAAGATTGAATTTCGCAAGGTGCCCGACACGGACTGCGTCGAAAGCCTGGAGGGCGGGGAGCTCGCGCACgcgtcgctgccgcccgGCTTCGGGACCAAGTTTCCAGGAATGCCCAAGCCGGTGCATTTCGACGAGACAGAGGTCCAGTGGGTATTGGGGAAGCAGAAGGGCAAGTATGATGTCGAGTCGGTTGCACTGCATGAGATTGGCCACCTCCTCGGCATGCTGCACAACGGCAACCAAGAATCCATCATGTATCCGCGGGTCAGCGACAATAAGCTCGCGAGAAAGCTATCGGAGCATGACAAGACTGGGATACGCCGGCTGTATCCGGAGTGGAAGCGCGTCGGGGGCTCCTTTACCA GCGACCCGGTTCTCGTGTCGTGGACCACGGGCAACTTCACCAACCTGGCCTGTATCggcagcgacggcggccTGCGGCACCGGTACCAGCGGGAGCCGTACGGCACGTGGCACCCGGCCGGCGAGAGCTTCGAGCACCTCGGGGGCAAGCTGGCGGGAAAcgtggcggcggtgacgcgCGCCGAGGAGCAcgtcgccttcttcgcccgGGGCCAGGACGGCAAGTGCCACAGCAAGTGGTACAGCGGCGGCTGGAGCGACTGGATGTCGCGCGGCGGCGACGTGCAGGGCGACATCGCGGCCGTGTCGTGGGGGCACGCCGGCACCCGGACGGACCTCTTCATGCGCGGCGCCGACAACGCCATCCACCACAAGTACTACGACGGCACGGCCTGGACCCCGGGCGTGGAGACGTGGACgagcctcggcggcaacaccACGGGCAGCCCCAAGGCCATCTGCTGGGGCGCCAAGCGCATCGACGTGTTCGCGCgcagcgccgccgacaaGAGCGTGCTGTGGAAGGCGTGGGACGGCGACAAGTGGGTCCCCGAGGGCGCCGACTGGACCTCGCTCGGCGGCACGGCGCTGGAGGACGTGGCCGTGGTTTCGTCGAGAGCCAACCACCTGTACCTCTTCATCCGCGGCGCCGACAACACCGTCTACTCCAAGAGCTACCTGGACGGCAAGTGGGAGCCGAGCATCACCGAGTGGGGCCACCACGAGGAGGACTTTGCCAACGAAATCAGCTCCCCCATCTCGGCCCTGGCCTACAACGACTATTGGGACAAATTCATGTACAAGCGGATcatgctggcggcgctcAGCTCGAACAAAATGGTCAGGCTCAAGATGTTTGATGGCACAAAGTGGAGGAAGTGGTTTTATCTCGGGGACAAGGTCATGGCTGGCGCGCCCGTGCTGCACCCGTGGCGTGATAACACGCCCGTTGTCGTGGCCCGGGGGACCGACGGCGCACTCTGGAAGTGGGAGTAG
- the MDM10 gene encoding Mitochondrial distribution and morphology protein 10, with protein sequence MREFMDYVHSAFYEATGWRRDNSYAALNATSDALLDFQTPRGLRLTLSSLASANFATSYQLGSVGVVDGSISYLFSSVPLRVHMTPRSEDVSLPDLLRSYRPLSPLLPRTPSPPDAATAGPEASLLYGRLYLPQSQLEALAVRRLSPALQLQLSAVSAKHLRDGGTVLGLAQYDVGRYAFEGLASSDGGLLGLRGLYNFGGGDAHPPPAGAEGEKERVYGRFSTGAEVYYGTLNKSGGVSFGTRFATLPAHSGTPLSASLTVNPLMGNVAASYAVVAGRHCSLATRMEFNVFSYESAWAVGMELWRRPLRRVAGGGGRPGGEYKERSFRAKMEWRLDEPELVPPPQPSPPLSEPAEPDRVLAVHRGNGGEEYAGVLKARLDQNWRIGILWEGRVKSLLFSLGSGIDLRKLDKPFRTLGLEIQFSS encoded by the exons ATGCGCGAGTTCATGGACTATGTCCACAGCGCATTCTACGAGGCGACAGGCTGGCGCCGCGACAACTCGTACGCCGCGCTCAATGCCACGTCCGACG CTCTGCTAGACTTCCAGACCCCGCGGGGCCTCCGGCTGACGCTGTCCTCCCTCGCGAGCGCCAACTTTGCCACCTCGTACCAGCTCGGCTcggtcggcgtcgtcgacggctcCATCTCGTACCTCTTCTCGTCGGTCCCCCTGCGCGTCCACATGACGCCGCGGTCCGAAGACGTCTCGCTCCCCGACCTGCTGCGCTCGTACCGCCCGCTCTCCCCGCTGCTCCCCcggacgccgtcgccgccggacGCCGCGACCGCCGGGCCCGAGGCCTCCCTCCTCTACGGCAGGCTCTACCTCCCGCAGTCGCAGCTcgaggccctcgccgtcaGGAGGCTCTCCCCCGCGCTGCAGCTCCAGCTCAGCGCCGTGTCAGCCAAGCACCTCCGCGACGGGGGCaccgtcctcggcctcgcgcAGTACGACGTCGGCCGCTACGCCTTTGAGGGCCTGGCCTCGTCCGACGGCGGGCTCCTCGGCCTGCGCGGCCTCTAcaactttggcggcggcgacgcgcACCCGCCTCCTGCTGGTGCCGAGGGCGAAAAGGAGCGCGTGTACGGGCGCTTTAGTACCGGCGCAGAGGTGTACTACGGCACTTTGAACAAGTCGGGCGGCGTGAGCTTCGGGACGCGCTTCGCCACACTGCCTGCGCACAGTGGCACTCCGCTGTCGGCGAGTTTGACTGTCAACCCGCTCATGGGTAACGTCGCTGCTAGCTATGCCGTTGTTGCTGGTAGGCACTGCAGCCTGGCGACGCGTATGGAGTTCAACGTGTTCAGCTACGAGAGCGCGTGGGCCGTGGGCATGGAGCTCTGGAGGAGGCCGCTGCGGCGGGTGGCCGGAGGGGGTGGCCGGCCCGGGGGGGAGTATAAGGAGAGGAGTTTTCGGGCCAAGATGGAGTGGCGGCTGGACGAGCCTGAActtgtgccgccgccgcaaccatcaccaccactgTCGGAACCGGCGGAACCGGACCGGGTATTGGCGGTTCACAGGGGGAATGGGGGCGAGGAGTATGCGGGTGTGTTGAAGGCGAGGCTGGACCAGAATTGGAGGATTGGCATCTTGTGGGAGGGCAGGGTGAAGAGCCTGCTGTTTAGTTTGGGGAGTGGCATTGACCTGAGGAAACTGGATAAGCCGTTCAGGACGTTGGGGTTGGAGATTCAGTTCTCTTCGTGA